In Pseudoalteromonas tetraodonis, the genomic window GTAGACCAACATGACCTTAAACCATAACTTAACGCCAATACTCTATAATCATCCCATAATGGCGATGTTGAAATATCTGCGGCTATAATGCGTTTTTTTTCATAGGCTGCAGTACCGCATGAACCGACAGTTGGCCCTATTTTCACACCATTAATTGCTTGGCAGTAACCCTGTGCAATATTAGGTGCCGCGCTATGAAATAGCTGCTCTCCTTTGAGCGTTAATATAGAGCACTTTGCAGAGGAGTCTTCAATAAGCTCCTCAATAGATAAACAAATATTTTCCAGTACCTCATCAAGTGGCGCACCGAGTGCTATTTTCGATAATATACTTTGTTGCTGAGAAAGCAGCTTTCTGACTCTCATTATTTCAATCAAATTATATTCCTCAACAATCACTAACGCTAAATGCGTCGCTCTATTTTAGGGCCTGTTTATAATAATTTATTATAGTCTTTTGACTATACATAATATTGAAATCAGCATCTATGCTATTTTCGTCTATTTCACGAGCGTTTGTCATTCAATACAAGGTGGCGATTTGAAATGTACTTATCAACAAATCATTTATTTACATACCATCTGTAAATACCCTTTATTAAATACTTTGTTACTTAAAAGTACTGTTTAAAATCATCAAGCTATTTATAATAGCTAAAACATAAATAATTGATGAGGTTAGTGTGCAAATAACACAAGGTATGGAATATTTTTTTTCAGGGTTTAAGTTAATTAGTCAAAAAGGGCTAAAACGCTTTGTACTTATACCCCTACTTATTAATATTTTATTATTTGGTAGCTCCTTATTCTTTTTATTTGGCTGGCTTAGTGATGGCTTTAATGCCGTAAACGCCATGCTCCCAGAATGGCTAAGTTGGCTCGAATGGTTAATGTGGCCAATTGCTGTGCTGGTGGTGCTGTTTAGTTACAGTATGTTATTTACCGTTATTACTAACTTTATCGCCGCACCTTTCAATGGCTTACTAAGTGAAAAGGTAGAGCTTTACTTAACTGGTCAAAAAATTAACGACGACGGATTAGCTGATTTAGTTAAAGATGTTCCGCGAATG contains:
- the cysZ gene encoding sulfate transporter CysZ, whose translation is MEYFFSGFKLISQKGLKRFVLIPLLINILLFGSSLFFLFGWLSDGFNAVNAMLPEWLSWLEWLMWPIAVLVVLFSYSMLFTVITNFIAAPFNGLLSEKVELYLTGQKINDDGLADLVKDVPRMLGREWTKLCYYLPRAIGFFILLWVLPVIGQVLWVLFTCWMYAVQYKDYAFDNHKISFTQMKNDLKSKQGLSYGFGFAVMLLTAIPFVNLIVMPVAVCGATRLWVENYRPQYCS